The following DNA comes from Silurus meridionalis isolate SWU-2019-XX chromosome 14, ASM1480568v1, whole genome shotgun sequence.
cacaatcTAAATCTAATGTACAGTAATTCtagaaagttttatttttattataactgtCTATAAGTCTTTCATCTTTAAGTGCGAACTTTAAGTTATCCTCCATCTGTCTCCTTACAGTAACGCAGCTGACAGCAATCCTCATAATGTTCAAGAAAATCCTGTAAACAGcaagtaagaaaaaaacacaattccagaaaaaatttaaaaattgttgttgccaaatacatattttaacatatttgtttaaattatttaatgaatcCTTTAAAATTAGAAAATCTAATCAAGGAAAATATCAAGggttttatgtttaattattaaacctcaccatttattttctttttcttgttctaGTAATGAAGCTCCCATtgttagaaaaatatataaagcagtGAGAAAGTGAGAATGCAACACTCAGCAGACAAACCACACCAATTGATGCTTTACAAAAGCAGCATATTTAacagttttttaattaaatgacgTTATGTCCTTCAATACAaacatattattataatgacatAACATTAGCATGATCGTTTTAGTTTAGTACCACTATTGTCGTGGAGTCTTGTATTTGTCATAGAACGCCTATAAGTGAATCTCTTGAATCTATCTCATCACAGAAATCCAGTTGACAGTAATCCAAAGGTTGAAGAACATGAAAACATCAAGTGAGAATTTATATTTACCATAGAAACATTAGAAGGCACAGTGAACATTCATAGAATCTAATATTGGTGTTTtataatttgatttgtttttttagatataCAAATCCAATAATGCAagtattttcttcttctgtcaCTAATTTTCTCTGTGCATGtgtggatttttgtttttcagtgaaGATGACCTCATTAACCTTTTGCTAGTAAATTACACATCCAAATGGAAAAAGCATGAGAAGAACAGTAAAACTTTCAcgtaaaaacaacacacacgTCAAAAACGCATTACAACATAACAGCAGCTCATACACTCTGTTTTTTCAGGAGGATAATAATTTGGTTGAATTCCCAAATTTGGAAGTGCTTTGTAGCCATTAAAATCAGCTCAGAAAGGTTTTAAGTCTTTCCAAGGGGCTGataaactactttttttttgtctggttttattttattcttttgaaaGAGACTCTGGCTGATGAATAAATCTAACAATGTGATAAgcagaatcacacacactgagctgttCTACAAAACAATGCACTCCAACAGCAACTTGTGCCACATAACCAAACTCCTATGCATTATATTAGTttgtagtgttttattctttacattaaccatttaggtttatttaaaaaagtaaatacagagCAAAAGTTAACATGgaggaattttttttaccaggTCATATCTAAGCAGCACTTGCAGTGCCATTACCAACGCAACAGTTACACAAGGCAACGCACCTGTGGGGACAAAATTTACTTATGATGGAGATAATAAAAGATCAATGACAGTGACACCAGAGCTGTTCAAAGTGTTTCCAAAGGTATTGTTGCTCAATGCATATAAATTACTATATGtgattgattttaaaatgtcagtACTAGTGCTTATTCTCTCTCTACTCTGTTTGTACACTTGTTTAGGAAAACCCCTTTCAAACAGCACCATGGGAGACGTGTGCTGTGGTTGGCAATGGAGGCATCTTAGCCAACAGCAGCTGTGGGAAAGAAATCGACGCTGCTTCATTTGTTATCAGGTCtgatgtttttcatttcttttaatgaATAAAGGGGAAAAAGTTGTAATGTTTCACTACAATGTTAATACAGAATGTAGAATAAAGAGGAAAACCAGCAAAACTTCATTCTAACACCAAAAAGCCTGTTGAATAGAGTAAAATAGTCAGCAGTCTGTAAGAGAATGgagaataataaatgtattgataCATTGCCTCTGGAGCATGCACATTGTTTGTGAAGATCAAATTGCAAACAGTGAGATTAATCCATTATCTCATGGTACTTTCCTCCCCCCCTTTTATTTCTCAGGTGTAATCTTCCACCACTGAACAATGGACACGAAAATGATACCGGACGGAAAACCAGCCTTGTCACAGCCAACCCAAGCATCTTTGTTGAAAAGTGAGTCTTGATTGTAAATGCGGTTGTATTTGAGAGTGAGTTTAATGAAGTTACTAAAAAACAGGCATATTCTTTGAATATTTCTTCTTTTACTATCATcatttatgtttacatataaatgtttattaggCATTTTATGCAATGTTTGTTAAGAGCTAAATGGATGATTAAATTGGCTAATGTTAAAAGCATCAATGAAATTATACCCAATATCTCTTAGGCCCTGATAGAACTTACAATCTATTACAAATTACAATCTTACAATGATACAATTTATAATCTATTGATGAAGATTGCTTTTGAGCATTGTGTGCTTATGCTTGATGCCAACATGGTGCAGCTTTTATTCTCTGCACAGAACAGCTCctctgtgatttaaaaaattttgATTTTGGGAACAATTTTAAAGAAGTATATGGCTCACCGAAACTATAGGACATTTGAGTCGGACTAGAGGTATAGTTCGCAGATCATCATTAGCTAATAAGCTCATCTTTGTTTTACTGCAGTGGCTGATATttcaacaaatacattttgttaaaatCATTGAAGAATATGTAACTGATGCCAACCTGTACTCATTGTACATTTGTATCTCCATCATTAGTACGTGTAACTATGTATCTATTGAACAGCATAAAGAGTCCTCGTTGTGGATTCATAAAAGGCAATAATGTTTTGCCTTTACAGAGAGTTAAAATGTTTCGATTTTATGGTTGGTGGTAAACAACGTAGATGGTAAATAATAAGATATTCATGCATGAAAAGGTTGATAATGGGTTTTAAGATTCTGTAAGTGTTGCACCCTGTTATTTAGTGTCTTCCATGCTCATAACACAAAAATACCCAGATAATATCAGCTCATCAACAAGCACCTCATGACAATGCCTAAAACATAATCATTCTTTTTTAGGTACAGTGCACTAAATGAGTATCGGCGGCCTTTTTTGGAGGATATGCAGTTGTATGGGGACGCTTTGGTCTTGCTACCTGCCTTCTCATTTCGGCGAAACACAGCTGTGTGCCTGCGTGCCCTCTACTCACTGGAGGACTACAGCAATAATGGCCCACGGCCCATCATCTTTAACCCGACTTACTTGAACAGCCTGGCGCAGTTTTGGCGTGAACAGGGAATACAGTCGTTGCGCCTCAGCACTGGTATCATGATGGCCAGCTTGGCACTGGAACTTTGCAAAAACGTCCATCTGTATGGGTATTGGCCCTTTGGAAAACACCCGATCACGCACCAGCAACTGACCAATCACTATTATGATAACCGGCCAGTAAACAAGAGAATGCACGCCATGCCAGATGAGATTAAAGCCTTGATGAATCTCCATAACAAGGGTGTGATTCATCTACACCTAGAAAATTGTGCAAATTAAACCAATTTGTGCCCGTTCCTAAACTGTGCCTCATTCATCTTTTAGATTGACTCTAGAGAGCATGAACCAAAGAAAACCTCAATGAATGCATAAAGTGGGTCAATATGTCCTGGTATGGTTTACCCAAGTAGACAAGATATGTTTTCCTGTGGACCCATGATCTGTCATACTGGAGTAATACCGGCACTATCTTGATGTTCATGAGCTCCATACAACCTGGACTGTAGTCTGGATTATCGTTTATACACTTTAAATCTGGTTTAAGTGCCATTGTCGTATGTCTCTTCAATCATTCCCAATGCTTTCTGTGCAAATCATATTTAACAtgcaatgacttttttttattacacaatgtATGAAACATTTGTTATGACTGTTGCTATAACTGATGTCATATGATAGCTTTCATCTAAAGCAAATTCCCAGCACAGAGacaagattatttttttaagtaaaataaaaagtaaaagaacaTTAATGAAAACAACAGTGACAATTGTCAGGAACAAGATTCTTAAGGcttctaattttttattttaaaactactgAGCATTTCCAGTAGTATGCAGCGTGATTGTGTTCATTCAGTGTGATTGTGTTGGTCAAACTCCTGCACTCTTGGATTAAGAGATTTTTAGTTGCTAATTTGAATTGTTAAAAAAGTTAAGAAAGTTCTTAACTTGTTAAAAGAGTTTGACTTTAAAACTCTTTCTGAGAGGAAGACAATCTATTGTAGAGTTTTTACACAGAACCCTGAACGGTTTCTTCAGAGAGATAACCAGATATCTTTAATAGATTACATTTAAAGGGCTAGGAATTCCCAAGAATGGCACAGCTTGCATGGAAGCATTAGATATTCTGGGATATTACATGCACTTATACAGTGTGCGGTTAATGAAGAGATGTGTACTGCTTTAATGCTGTACATGTAACAAGACATAATGAAGAATTTATTATATAACTCACTAAACATTTGTCAGATATCGTTTTGCCCAATTATTGCCCATTGATCATTAAGGGTGTTTGAAGATCATGATTCAGCAGTCAGTAGTGTTTTCTTGCCTTGACTGTGCTTAACATGTTAAATACTGTGAAAAACATCGAAAATGATTGTATGTGGCCGCACTTTATTACAGATGGCCTCAGTTGTTTTGAGGCTCTGCATTTATAGTAAATGCACAGTTcttcaaattaattttatatagacACAAATGCATTACTGTTCAAGTTGCATATTTTGAAGTAAGGTGTGTTTTTGactgttttaataaattatttacattttaagtagtgatttttttccacatttttctaCTTTAGAAATCctcataaaataaattgtacaaaTGTTGAAATTCAAGGTTGATATGTTTGGATATGTGTTAACGTTAAGCCCTTCTTCGGCcataatataaacttttttttatagaatcaAATTATCATTTGTTAATTCATTGCCTTAACAATTTTATCACTCTTACTACTCTTTCAACtgcttaatttattatattttcacagATCTGTGTGATGAGTTCAATCTCAGGTAAAAGATATTCCGCTATTTTCTTAACCTCCTGATTGTGATTTTTAACTGATACCTAAAGCTTCTATCTATAAATCTATAATTAGTAATATATTTACTTGCAAACTACTTTTTTGCGTTTTTTCAAAaacatatttgaataaaataagcaaatagCACATATGTTTCTGCATAATTGTTTGACCCTGATTGCTAGACTTTTAAATGAATTTCTAAAAAGTCTCAGTGAAACTGgtctttttgtttaatttgataTTTTGATTTAGTTTTACAATCGTTGGGTTGCACTAcctatacatttataaacatttcctttagcgacgcgcacacacacacacacacacacacacacacacacacacacacacacacacacacacacacacacacactagcccATCTGCAAACACCTCACTCCCAATGGAAACCCATGCTAAATCCTGTGACCTCTTGGTACACCATTAACATTTACCCCAGATTTTTTTAGAGTAAAGACTGTCACTGAAGAGTGtttttaatgacattggctGGATGTTGGGgttgttgtcctgctgcagaataattTTGGAGCATAGTTGAGTCGCTTAGCCTTATCTCCATGTTGAAGGTATGGCTTTTCTTCCAGGAAGATCACTTCTGACCAAATTTCTGCAGACAGTAAATTACATGAGTTTCACTGGTTTCTGCAAGTTCGTTGTTTAAGTAAGCTTGATGTGTCCTGCATTAAGTTTCCTTGGATGACCAATGTGTCTACGGTACTCAGCATTGCCTATTTATCTTGTGATTCTTCAAGATAGTGTAACCAGCAAATCTTGAAACTCCAATCTGCTTTGAAATTCTTCCCTGGGAGTGACCTTGCTGGTGTAGACAAACTActttgtgtgttgttgtgatggtgtatgacctgtgacatcaaacttttttgtttaatgacaTTGTTTCAACCAACATTAGAAATTGCTGAttcattagcacctgcttgatATAATTGATTATtcatacacctgactctgatcctGTGCAAAAGTAAGAACTGAAAGCTAAAAGGTGGTTTTACCAATTATTGATTTGTCCGGAAGCATTTTTTCGCAActgcacagtactgtatttaTTAGTGAAAGATAAAGAATACTAGCTACCCTGTCATACCTACCCGAGTGTATGGCAGACATGGTtgtaattcatatataattGTCAGGAGATCTTGCTGAAGCAACAAGGATTACTGATGGCAGAGACCGTGTTACTGTATTTCCTGTGAGCTTGCTAGAAGAGTCTTTGAGAAGTGGGTCATTAGCCAATCAAGAGGCAGTATATTAATCAAAGCAAACACCAAATGCTTCTATTAAACTTTTCTATTgaaatcagcattttttatttaatttaactgCTGTTTTATGGACCACAAAGAGAAAATAGGAATGTATGGAAACCATAGTACCAAtcaagaggggggaaaaaattacagaaaataaatggtGTTCATGGTGTTCAATGTACCATGaaacaccataaacaccatcattaccaaTTGGGAAAAAAATTGGGCACTACAGTGACATTAAACAGAACAGGACATCCTTCTAAAATAGAAGCATGTTCTTCCAAGATGACAGGACAAAATGAAAATCTCTTAGAGAGGCCATAAAGAGACCTACAGTTATAATAGAAGTATTAGTCACTCCCTGCACTGAACAATCGCTCATATGGATTAAATCTCTGGTCTACATTAAACTAAATCAATCCAAATCATGTGGTACAATATTTGGTCTTGATGAGACAGTTATGGTCCATCaatatgtgtatgtgctgtttAGTCCATTTCCAGTTTCTCAGATTCAGACCAGTCCTGTGTTCCTGACCCTCATTCAGAGCTTTCCCTCTGACCTAGctgttattatttgtttttatgactCTAggcttgtttgtgtattttaagGTATGGCTGTGACTTTTTTGTTGTGAAAACagattatatatacactcaaaATGAATAATCTTATAtgtttttacataaacaaaaaaacctcaaccctactgagaCATGTAAGGGTGTAAGTGGAGGTTAATTCAGGGTCATTGAAGGTCTCAAGGGGGGTTTAcaccattgtttaaaaaaaattaaagaattaaGTAAGTGCATTTGGTTGTGGTTATGAGTCTTATTATGCTTCTTTAGCTCTTTAAAAGCTTTGTGCTTTGTGGAGAACATGGCTTAATTTGATATGTGGTCCTTTCTCAGTTCACCTAACTTTTTTGAGGCCTGAAGGAAAGTTAATCTGTTACAGGTTGCAGATTATTATTGCATACCACATGGTTAAACatggttaaaaagaaaatcaaacgaATAGTTTTGATAAGATGAGAGGAAAAGTCATCAGGTCAAGTGGGTGAGTCTGGAAAGGATTTAGAAACAGATACAGATGGAGAGATAGGACATGGTGttaagaaagagagatgagacTACTTACCTGCAAAATAGAGTTGGAGGCAAGAAAAGAGATGTGTTTCCAGATTCTGGATTCATCTGTATTAATCTGGATTGGAATCCTAGGCAGTGATGAGTGTGCAAATTCTTTCTTTGTCCTCTCCTCCTGAATTTTAGGATTCTTAGGTTAGACCTAATGTAGGTTCAAGCCCTATAACAGTGGGAGTACACAATAATCATAActcattactgtatttttatctTACATGTATAGCCAGTACCAGCGTTTTTTTAAGTAGTCCTATATCATGCTACTACTTATATAGCTTTCTGAAAAAATTTAGTGGCTGACACAATTTGTCAGTCTAATAGGTAAGACTTACCTAAGCATCCacagtcaggtttttttttttggatggacATTGTACATGCATGGAGCATTATTATGCTAACATTGTGCTTGCTGCTTTGTATTGCTTGCATGCTTGCACTGTTTTTCTGCAGCTGAGTCTCACTTATCATTACCGCTGAGCCAATCAATCATGGTAAAAATGTCATGTCATAATGGGAGGAACCCTATTTTTAATGCACATATGGCACTGACAGTGAGCAAGCCCTTTGTCTctatacacattcatacacatgcTGCTTTCTAACAGTACAGTAGAGTGTTTGCGTTTTCTTAGTTTGCGTGTGCTTTGCTTTGCTTAGCGTCCGTGACTTTCATTGCACTACTGTGATAATTGTTTCTGCTGTATTGTCCTGTTTGCATAGGTGGTGTTAATGTTTGCCTTTTTTGAGTGTTGTCTGCACCATTGCTGCACATCATCGATACATATTACAAACCTAGAGATGATGAATGTACATACATAACTTTTATGTAAAAGATTTCGCTTTCTAGATACACTTCAACTGTCGGATACCACCCATTCTATTACAAAATCTGATTTCATACCAAGCTTACATTCCTATTCTCCGAAACCAGAGCACAAGTCTAGTAGGGCcatattaaacatatatatcCTATTGTCTAAACGTTGTATTGTTTGAAACTTTTGTGTGCATCTTACTCAAGTACCCAGATGTAGGTTTCAGCTGCTTTTTATGGGTGTGGACATTGTGTCTGTAGTAGTTTGAGAGAAAGCAAAAGCTAAATGTCATTTCTTTGACACCATATTTGAATAGGAACAACAGAACCAGTTTGAAagattctgtgtgtttgttattttggcCTGAGCTACCCTGGTTACTGTAAATATTCACTACAAATTATTATATGCAAAGAttttctacatataaaataagtaaaaaaataaaaacaaaaagatgaaAGATACTTTGTGTCATCAGCTCTAAATTAGGACATAACAGAgataaagttaaatatttgggcatcattttaataaaattatggGGCATAAATAAGACAAGCTTATTAACAACATGAAGCaaggtggtggcagcatcatattatagagctgtttctttttatttggaacTAGGGGTCTGGTCAGGAGAAAAGGAATCATAAATTGCATCAAATTCTGATCTGTTTTGGCACAGAAGCTGCCACTTTTTTGAAGAAgttgtttacagtttttaaatggTTCTTTTAGAGTACAGCtctaaatactataaaaaaaaacctgtagcATTACTTTATTGCTATTTAAAGATCCACTCACAATTTGAAAGATCCAGAGTATTTCTGCAAGGAACAATGAGATAAAATTGCAAAGTTAGGTGTGCTAATACCCCAAAAGActgagagctttttttttaagtattagtTAAGGTGTATGGGGATTTTATATTAAGGTGTATGaagacttttttctttacaaaatttTAACAGGCAGTGTGGAGTTTTTAATCTATGTAGTGGCTGTGGATGTTATTTTAGAAGCCCTGTTTTCTCAGATGTGCATATCCCTTTACAATAAGTCGCTTTTGGTTCCAGTGTTATAAATAACAGGCTTTTATACAACACAATACGATTTCAATTCATAAGGCAAGAATTCATTATTTGTCAATTTCACTGAGAATGCTCAAATATGATACAATTCAGTACTTCCTCAGATTGATATGTGACCACCTTTGTTCAAGTTCCAAGACAGACCTACTATTCAACTAAAAcatgatgttgtagagaaggacTGTTTTTAGTGTCACGGTTATGGCCAAATCACCCTGCAAGACAGTTAACATGTCTCACCTGTATTTACATTCTCAGTCACCTGAAGATCAGCTGCTGTTTCCATACACACCTTTAATATTGAAAGTAAAAGGAAGCTGAAAAACCAGGAGAAAAACCCACATGAACCCAGCGAGGTTATGCAGGACTTTCACAGTAAACCACACTCAGAATTGAACCTAGGACCtagcaatacaatacaatagtGCTGCAGACAGAGGAGCAAATCTGAGCATAGATACAACACTGTGAAAAAATCTTGATCAAACCAGCTACCAAGTCACAGAACAAACTGGTCAGGGTTGTAAAACATGTTTTATCCTTGGTAAACTCAACAATATATTTTAGCAAAGTTTCAGAAAAACATTGCTTCATACCAGCATTTACCATCCGGCTAAAGTTGGTTTACCAGTCTGAccagcccatgttgtgattttgGTTAAGCTGGACTTTTTCCCAGGAAGTTAAAATTAGAGTTTGTTAAGCATATCATATTGCACAATGTACAAAGCTCTGgaaattaaagaattaaaaattaaactatTGCTAGTGTGAGgtcgtagctcagtggttaagacatttaACTTCTTCttagtgagttcaaatcccagcactggaTAAGCGTGCTGACCAAATGTGTATAAACTAAAATCTTTTGCTTTGCAATTGAGTGGTCAATGAACAACATTGGAATGAAAGGAATGCAAGTAAAACAAGTCAACGAGACATTACACCAAAATATTCCCACACTTGTTTGGAACACATGCAAGCATTTGTTGGCTAACTtacacaacatttacattttcacatttatggcatttggcagtgGCTTTAAGCCACATTGACTTACaataatctcatttatacaactaattAGTTgcaagttaagggccttgctcaagggcccagcagtggaaaCTTGTTGACACTGGTACTCCCAACCTTCTATTAAGAAGTACAATGTTTTATCCACTGAAGCTATAACTATTTTACATTCACATCaccaaatgttttatgttttagaaCTTTGTCCAAATGTaagtatgtgatttttgttgTGCAGGTTGTTAAAGGTCATTTGGATTAACTAATTTTACACAGGTCAATCTGAAACTgagaaacacatttattcattgtCCTTGTTTATTAACAAAATAAGTTTGGGCATGCATTTCATGAACTCAAAAAACATGggttttccatgtttttttttttttttttattacagcttGGCAcgataagattttttttaatacaataaatgtatttccTTCATATGATTTACAAAGGAGAGATAAAAAAGACAGGTTAAGGGGCAGCAAGACAAGTAAGGAGAGATTTTCTAGATACCTACATTTTAAAATCCTAATTCAGTGGAAGGAAATACAGGCACATGAGTATACAGCGCCATCAGCTGTTGTGACCCTGCTGAGAAGATGGCTCAGAACTGTGCTAGTAGCCTTCACacttagagagagaaaaaaagcctCTTTAGGGAGTTCATCCTGATTCAGGGTCAAAGCACATTTGGGATACAGTGGTGTCAAATGTGTATTTCCCTTGTTTTTTTCGAGCTCTTAAAAATTCATCTGCTCTAAAAATGGTTTAGTGATCCTAATAATGGAATCTTTTTCTTCCTGCTTTATTTGTTGCATGGcctcaaacaaacacatttaaatatatttttggtgCCACTTCAGATCGAATAAcatttcttcacatttttttttttttttaaagtgcaaaTTCAGATTTATCTCAGTACCAATCATTTGGAAGAGCTAAAGATATTGGAAGTATTACACACTCAAAAGTGTTTCATCTGTAGCTTCATACAAAAATGAGGTCCATTTTTGTTAGAAAATCGAATGCAATGAAATAAACCCTACAAAAGTggcttcaccaaaaaaaaaaaagtgtatgatAAATACTGAATTGAAGTCCACATACAAAAACATTgatatacatataaaagaaaaatcatttgcatacaacaaaccaaatctTGCCCATATTAATAATTTTACCCAAATCCACAGTCATTGTTACAGAAAAGTATTGCTGAAATATAAAGGGTTTGTCTTCTCCATCGCTCTCATATAATACAGAATTTGTATATGGCCTTTTCTGCTTAGTTAGTATCACGGCAGAGCAGGAGGATAAATCCATGCCAGCAAACAGTATTTGGTCTCCCAGAGCATTCATTTTTTTGCCATCAGACCAGTGcagaaaaaggcaaaaaaaataattataatttggaATGTGGCCATACAAGTCAAAATGGAAGACTTCACACAATACACAGGCTGTTTAAACATGAGTGCCTGCATGGGCATAAATGTATACACAGTGACTGGATATTAGGTGCCTGTAATCTTTAAAGGGTAAATAAATATAGCTGAAAATGGGAATAAttactacattttttaaaaattaaaccgACTTCACTACTCAACTAACTGCTTTTTACTGGGTCCTTGCGGCCAGTTAACTGAAATAACTCCAATTGAGCAGAAGGGGTCAGTATGACTAAACAATAACCCATTTTTCACACAGTGTACACAATAGTGTGACTAAATGTGTCAGTTTTCTATGTGAAGGCTCTGAGAGAGTACCAGGAAATGGTAGGATGTCAGCATTGCCCCTAAACTGCCTTGTCATGTGAGTCAATAAGCAAGAAAAAGAGCTGATGGTAGGCAAGTCTTCTGTAAATTTGTGTGTCCGTGTGGGTATTTTTGAACAAGATCCATCCTCCAGGatagaagaaataaaatgaacaccGTGTGACGTCATTGCGGTTTGATGTCACAGCATAATAAATCATCAATAAATTTAACAGTGTATTCACATTAGGCATGTACACAGTATTGGCCTGATTCACATTATGCCATTAATACCATTTATGTGGAATGACATAGCACATGTCATGGACATGAACACAGACCTTACATTGTCCTAAAGCATG
Coding sequences within:
- the LOC124396839 gene encoding putative uncharacterized protein DDB_G0282133 isoform X4; protein product: MKALIIRVLFVLFLTSFGTMLFWHYFAHSDAGVRGPRNAKEMAKSRADFAPENSKNRNAAPRVRRVVKKIYIIRKNKAAASNQLNVQQNPAKKDAAAINPHNVQQKALASNNAAANNPNNVQQNGPVNNNAAASNPRNVNLNPANSKDAAAQNPRNVQQNPRNNAAASNPRNVKPNPANIKDAAANNPRNVQQKPAASNNAAGSNPQNVKLNPANIKDGAASNPRNIQQKPPANKDAAASNRRSVKRKPPANNNAAASNARNVKLNPADSKNAAANDPSNIQQKPAAENNAADSNPRNVQENPVNRNNAADSKPRNVQENPVNSNNAADSNPHNVQENPVNSKNPVDSNPKVEEHENINEDDLINLLLVNYTSKWKKHEKNSKTFTSYLSSTCSAITNATVTQGNAPVGTKFTYDGDNKRSMTVTPELFKVFPKENPFQTAPWETCAVVGNGGILANSSCGKEIDAASFVIRCNLPPLNNGHENDTGRKTSLVTANPSIFVEKYSALNEYRRPFLEDMQLYGDALVLLPAFSFRRNTAVCLRALYSLEDYSNNGPRPIIFNPTYLNSLAQFWREQGIQSLRLSTGIMMASLALELCKNVHLYGYWPFGKHPITHQQLTNHYYDNRPVNKRMHAMPDEIKALMNLHNKGVIHLHLENCAN
- the LOC124396839 gene encoding putative uncharacterized protein DDB_G0282133 isoform X3, whose product is MKALIIRVLFVLFLTSFGTMLFWHYFAHSDAGVRGPRNAKEMAKSRADFAPENSKNRNAAPRVRRVVKKIYIIRKNKAAASNQLNVQQNPAKKDAAAINPHNVQQKALASNNAAANNPNNVQQNGPVNNNAAASNPRNVNLNPANSKDAAAQNPRNVQQNPRNNAAASNPRNVKPNPANIKDAAANNPRNVQQKPAASNNAAGSNPQNVKLNPANIKDGAASNPRNIQQKPPANKDAAASNRRSVKRKPPANNNAAASNARNVKLNPADSKNAAANDPSNIQQKPAAENNAADSNPRNVQENPVNRNNAADSKPRNVQENPVNSNNAADSNPHNVQENPVNSNNEAPIVRKIYKAVRKNPVDSNPKVEEHENINEDDLINLLLVNYTSKWKKHEKNSKTFTSYLSSTCSAITNATVTQGNAPVGTKFTYDGDNKRSMTVTPELFKVFPKENPFQTAPWETCAVVGNGGILANSSCGKEIDAASFVIRCNLPPLNNGHENDTGRKTSLVTANPSIFVEKYSALNEYRRPFLEDMQLYGDALVLLPAFSFRRNTAVCLRALYSLEDYSNNGPRPIIFNPTYLNSLAQFWREQGIQSLRLSTGIMMASLALELCKNVHLYGYWPFGKHPITHQQLTNHYYDNRPVNKRMHAMPDEIKALMNLHNKGVIHLHLENCAN